The DNA segment CCGTAGCCGCCGTCGGCGGGGCTTTATCGCTTGTGGCCGTTAAAAAGACTTGGGATCCGCTCCCTAGCGTAAAAGCAGGCGCTACGTCGAGCTTCGACCTTAGTCCGATGCAAGACGGGGAGATGCGTCAGGTCGTATGGCGCAAACAACCTATTTTTATCCTCAAAAAAGACCCTTCTATGCCACCAAACGACAAGCGCGACGTCGTTGTCGGAGACGCGAGATTTATGATCGCGATCGGACTTTGCACGCATCTTGGCTGCATACCGCAATGGCAACCCAATAAACAAATATTTTTCTGCGCCTGTCATGCGGGAGAATTTAACGCCGACGGAGTAAATACTTTCGGTCCCCCTTCAAGACCGCTTGATATACCGCCTTTTAAAATAGAAGGTATGAAACTGGTGCTGGGCGAAACGAGCCCGGAGTACGAAAAGCTCGTAAATAAGGCATAGGGGGGAGAAAATGCAAATTCACAAATCAACGGGATTTTTAGACTGGCTGGATCAAAGGCTAGCCGTCAATAAACTGATGAAAGTGCTCGTCAGCGAATACTGGAT comes from the Campylobacter rectus genome and includes:
- a CDS encoding ubiquinol-cytochrome c reductase iron-sulfur subunit, with amino-acid sequence MSVKQERRDFIGLAFGAVAAVGGALSLVAVKKTWDPLPSVKAGATSSFDLSPMQDGEMRQVVWRKQPIFILKKDPSMPPNDKRDVVVGDARFMIAIGLCTHLGCIPQWQPNKQIFFCACHAGEFNADGVNTFGPPSRPLDIPPFKIEGMKLVLGETSPEYEKLVNKA